The DNA window GTAGTTTTTCACTTCTTTCGCCGCTACAATTAGACTGTCTACATCCATCCACACACCACTAAATATAAGTGATGTGCCAAAATTATTTATGCTAATGCTTGCGTTAAATCTTCTAATAAATCTTCCACGTCTTCAATACCAACTGAAATTCGTACAAGGCCATCTGTAATGCCTAATTCCAAACGCCGCTCTCTTGGAATGGATGCATGTGTCATCCTTGCTGGAACCGAGATTAAACTCTCCACTGCTCCTAAACTTTCTGCTAAAGTAAAATAACGAAGCTTCGCTAGAAGTTCATCTGCTTTTTCTCCACTGCCTACATCAAAAGAAATCATCCCACCAAAACCAGTCGTTTGTTTTTTCATCAGTTCATGACCTGGATGATCAACTAAACCTGGGTAATATACTTTTTCAACAGCTGCATGATTATTTAAAAACTCTGCAATACGTTTAGCATTTAAGTGATGCTCTTCCATACGAAGGCCAAGTGTTTTTATTCCACGCATTAATAGCCAAGAATCTTGAGGTCCTAGCACTGCTCCTACTGAGTTTTGCACAAAATGTAAATCAGTTGCAAGTTGCTCAGAGTTCACTACAACTAACCCAGCTACCACATCACTATGTCCTCCAATATATTTTGTCGCACTATGCACAACAATATCAGCACCAAGTTCAATTGGCTGTTGGAAATAAGGTGTCATAAATGTATTATCTACAATTGAGAGTAACCCTTTTTCTTTTGCAAGCTTAGCAATAGCTTTTATATCTGTAATTTTTAATAAAGGATTCGTCGGTGTTTCTAGAAAAATTGCTATCGTATTTTCTAAAATAGCAGCTTCGACTTTAGATACATCGCTCGTATCTACAAATGTTGCTTCAATGCCGAAACGATTTAATACCTTTGTAATGACACGGTATGTACCACCGTATACATCATCCGTTAAAATGACGTGATCGCCTTTACTAAATAGCATCATAATAGAGCTTGTAGCTGCCATTCCGGAAGCAAAAGCAAATCCTGCCACGCCACCTTCTAATTCACTAATCAATACTTCTAACGCATAACGAGTAGGATTTCCAGTACGTGAATATTCATATCCTTTGAATTTACCGACCGCTTCTTGTTTATACGTACTCACTTGGTAAATGGGTGTCGTCACAGCACCTGTTGTTTCGTCACCAACAATTCCCGCATGAATTAGCTTCGTTTTTGCACGCATTTTTTATTTCTCCTCCTTCAAATTCGCCTTGGCGTAGTTGCGTCCAGAGGCTTTAACTAAATTTAGTTGAATAATTCATATAGGTTCTGACTTAAATAGCGTTCGCTCGAATCAGGAAAAATCGTCACAATATGACTTCCTTTTTTCGCAGTTTCCGCTTCCTTCAGTGCGGCGGAAAAGGCTGCACCTGATGAGCTTCCTACTAGCAAACCTTCTTCTTTTGCTAACGCACGTAATTGAGCAAAAGCTTCTTCATCACTTATTGTATGGATTTCATCAAAATACGATTGGTCCATAAAGGTTGGTATGAATTCCATTCCAATCCCTTCCGTCACATGTGTACCTGCAGCACCTCCATTCAAAATGGATCCCACTGGTTCTACTATCACGGTTTTAATATCTTCATTTTGTTCTTTTAGGAAAGAAGCTGTCCCCATAAATGTTCCACCCGAACCAGCACCAGCAACAAACACATCAATTTGTCCATCTAAATCACGCCATAATTCAGGACCAAGTGTTTTTGTATACGTAGCAGGATTTGCTGGATTTGAAAATTGAGATGGTGAAAAAGCATTTGGAATTTCAACAACTAGTTGTCTTGCTTTCTCAATGGCACCTTGCATGCCAAGTGCAGTATGTGTATTCACGACTTCTGCTCCTAGTGCTCGCATCAAGGTTTGTTTCTCTTTACTAAACTTTTTAGGAACAACAAAAATCACTTTATATCCTCGGCCTATTGCAGCAAGTGCGATCCCAATTCCTGTATTTCCTGCAGTTGGCTCAATAATGGTTCCACCAGGTACAAGTTTTCCAGACTCCTCAGCATCTTCGATTAATGATAAGCCTAGACGATCCTTCACACTACCACCTGGATTTAAATACTCAAGCTTCGCAAAAATTCGACAATCATTAGGAACCTTTATATGAGTAATTTCCACAACAGGTGTATTCCCTATTAATTCTTGTATATTACTAAATATGTTCATTTATAATTCCTCTTTATAAATTTGTCGCCATTCATCTTTTTTCGCAAGCATTTCAGCAGCAATCTCCTTTGCTCCTTCTAAGCTATGGCTTGCTGCCCACCCACATTGCACTTCATTACATGCTGGAACCTCTGTTGCTTCTAACACATCTTGTAATGTCTTTTCAACAATCTCTAAAATTTCTTCATAGTTTTCATGATTGATAACCGATAAATAGAAACCAGTTTGACATCCCATTGGACTAATATCTACTACTTGCTCTGTATGATTGCGAATATTTTCTGCCATTAAATGTTCTAATGAATGTAGTCCAGGCATTTCCATATGTTCTTTGTTCGGCTGTTTAAAACGAATATCATATTTGTAAATTTCATCACCACGAACGCCTTGTTTTGTTCCTGCTAAACGAATAAAAGGTGCTGCCACTTTCGTATGATCTAAGTTAAAGCTTTCTACATTCATTTTTTTCATTTGTATCGCTCCTTATTTTTTAGTCGCATCCATTAACCAAACAAAATCATTCATCTTTGTAAACTTTACTTTAAATCCTGCATTATCAAACAACCTCGTCAGTATTGGGATTGTCGTATAATACTCTCGTTCTAAGTCATCCGCCACGTTATGGAAACCGCGTTTTCTTTCTTTTTCAATTTGTGCTTGCTTTGCTT is part of the Psychrobacillus sp. FSL H8-0483 genome and encodes:
- the cysK gene encoding cysteine synthase A; its protein translation is MNIFSNIQELIGNTPVVEITHIKVPNDCRIFAKLEYLNPGGSVKDRLGLSLIEDAEESGKLVPGGTIIEPTAGNTGIGIALAAIGRGYKVIFVVPKKFSKEKQTLMRALGAEVVNTHTALGMQGAIEKARQLVVEIPNAFSPSQFSNPANPATYTKTLGPELWRDLDGQIDVFVAGAGSGGTFMGTASFLKEQNEDIKTVIVEPVGSILNGGAAGTHVTEGIGMEFIPTFMDQSYFDEIHTISDEEAFAQLRALAKEEGLLVGSSSGAAFSAALKEAETAKKGSHIVTIFPDSSERYLSQNLYELFN
- a CDS encoding S-ribosylhomocysteine lyase → MKKMNVESFNLDHTKVAAPFIRLAGTKQGVRGDEIYKYDIRFKQPNKEHMEMPGLHSLEHLMAENIRNHTEQVVDISPMGCQTGFYLSVINHENYEEILEIVEKTLQDVLEATEVPACNEVQCGWAASHSLEGAKEIAAEMLAKKDEWRQIYKEEL
- a CDS encoding bifunctional cystathionine gamma-lyase/homocysteine desulfhydrase, with protein sequence MRAKTKLIHAGIVGDETTGAVTTPIYQVSTYKQEAVGKFKGYEYSRTGNPTRYALEVLISELEGGVAGFAFASGMAATSSIMMLFSKGDHVILTDDVYGGTYRVITKVLNRFGIEATFVDTSDVSKVEAAILENTIAIFLETPTNPLLKITDIKAIAKLAKEKGLLSIVDNTFMTPYFQQPIELGADIVVHSATKYIGGHSDVVAGLVVVNSEQLATDLHFVQNSVGAVLGPQDSWLLMRGIKTLGLRMEEHHLNAKRIAEFLNNHAAVEKVYYPGLVDHPGHELMKKQTTGFGGMISFDVGSGEKADELLAKLRYFTLAESLGAVESLISVPARMTHASIPRERRLELGITDGLVRISVGIEDVEDLLEDLTQALA